A genomic window from Colletotrichum destructivum chromosome 7, complete sequence includes:
- a CDS encoding Putative six-hairpin glycosidase superfamily, with product MMALSTLLCAALLPALALGAIDRQRVVSQFNVVRTSLIDNNTTPLQVGNGNFAFNVDNTGMQSFLPFNTMSSWAWHNDSLPTNEEKLSDYTGVPRLTHGRNVSYDIPDPKLPQVSQWLIGNPNRLNLGRIGLKYKGQTLSAAQIGEPRQELDLWGGFITSTFKVDGETVTVVTQGDFASDAVTFTIESPLVSAGDLRVELDFPYPPIHTTKYKYEVFAGVYDFPRNHTTRISRSCGRPDLAHIYHELQETSYFVNLRWPRESPLELSRDEPEGSDKITAHRYTLAPSGGASNGTSNGTSGSVTFTAHFSPQRQDPRPPADIQKESVAGWRDYWTEGGFVDLTLSSNPNATELQRRILLSQYHVRVNSAASGQSPQESGLMNNGWYGKFHMEMVVWHNAHWVTWGRKKYFDNIFPELYETLLPSSFARAKQMGWEGARWPKMTELESGRSSPGGINGLLLWQQPHPMYLAELAYQSSPTDETLKRWDAVLTATADYMASYAWKNESSGYYDLGPPSYGVTENTPPAETLNLAYEISYWRYGLDLAREWKKRLGQPVPERWTTVASNLAPPPQVDGRYAVYEGLNGTWWDDPELNGDPRSLIMMQGVLPDTPAVDPAVALRTADKVWEVWTDQKIRGWGRPVLAINSARIGNPERAVYHLTAYTYWKFDDAGYAIRGGDGGTPPPFMPGNAGFLYAVAYMVAGWQGSEGDAPGFPKDGGWVVKHEGLQKAP from the exons ATGATGGCGCTCTCGACGCTCCTTTGCGCCGCGTTGCTCCCAGCGCTCGCGTTGGGAGCCATTGACAG ACAGCGAGTTGTTTCTCAGTTCAATGTCGTCCGAACCAGCCTCATCGACAACAACACAACGCCTCTGCAagtcggcaacggcaacttTGCTTTCAATGTCGACAACACGGGCATGCAG AGTTTCCTGCCCTTCAACACAATGTCGAGCTGGGCCTGGCATAACGACTCGCTGCCAACCAACGA AGAGAAGCTGAGCGACTACACGGGCGTCCCGAGGCTGACCCACGGCCGCAACGTCTCGTACGACATCCCCGATCCCAAGCTCCCGCAAGTCTCGCAGTGGCTCATCGGCAACCCCAACCGCCTCAACCTCGGCCGCATCGGCCTCAAGTACAAGGGCCAGACCCTGTCGGCCGCGCAGATCGGGGAGCCGAGGCAGGAGCTCGACCTGTGGGGGGGCTTCATCACGTCCACCTTCAaagtcgacggcgagacggtgacggtggtgacCCAGGGCGACTTCGCCTCCGACGCCGTCACCTTCACGATCGAGTCGCCGCTCGTGTCGGCCGGCGACCTgcgcgtcgagctcgacttCCCCTACCCGCCGATCCACACGACCAAGTACAAGTACGAGGTGTTCGCCGGTGTCTACGACTTCCCGCGGAACCACACGACGCGCATCTCCAGAAGCTGCGGGCGGCCCGACCTGGCGCACATCTACCACGAGCTCCAGGAGACCAGCTACTTCGTCAACCTCCGCTGGCCGCGCGAGAGCCCCCTGGAGCTGTCGAGGGACGAGCCGGAAGGGTCCGACAAGATCACCGCCCACCGGTACACGCTGGCTccgagcggcggcgcctccaaCGGGACTTCCAACGGGACCTCGGGATCCGTCACCTTTACCGCGCACTTCTCGCCGCAGCGCCAGGAtcccaggccgccggcggacATTCAGAAAGAGAGCGTGGCGGGATGGCGAGACTACTGGACCGAGGGCGGGTTTGTCGACCTGACGCTGTCGTCGAACCCGAACGCTACCGAGCTCCAGAGGCGCATCCTCCTGTCGCAGTATCACGTCCGGGTCAACAGCGCGGCGTCGGGGCAGTCGCCTCAAGAAAGTGGCCTCATGAATAACGGATGGTACG GGAAGTTCCACATGGAGATGGTCGTGTGGCACAACGCCCACTGGGTGACCTGGGGCCGAAAGAAGTACTTCGACAACATCTTCCCCGAGCTGTACGAGACTCTGTTGCCTTCGTCATTTGCGAGAGCGAAGCAGATGGGGTGGGAGGGAGCTCG GTGGCCTAAGATGACAGAGTTGGAGAGCGGTAGGAGCTCTCCTGGTGGTATCAACGGTCTGCTTCTTTGGCAACAA CCTCACCCTATGTATCTTGCAGAGCTGGCGTATCAGTCCTCACCAACCGACGAGACCTTGAAACGATGGGACGCGGTCTTGACGGCTACCGCCGACTACATGGCATCGTATGCCTGGAAGAACGAGAGCTCTGGCTACTACGACTTGGGGCCGCC TTCGTATGGCGTCACCGAGAACACGCCTCCCGCCGAGACACTGAACCTGGCCTATGAG ATCTCGTACTGGAGAtacggcctcgacctcgcgcgcgagtggaagaagaggcttgGGCAGCCCGTCCCAGAGCGCTGGACGACCGTGGCCTCGAAcctcgcgccgccgccccaggtcgacggccgctACGCCGTCTACGAAGGCCTGAACGGCACGTGGTGGGACGACCCGGAGCTCAACGGCGACCCCCGCAGCCTCATCATGATGCAGGGGGTGCTGCCGGACACCCCGgccgtcgacccggccgtGGCGCTGAGGACGGCCGACAAGGTCTGGGAGGTCTGGACGGACCAGAAGATCCGCGGCTGGGGGCGGCCCGTGTTGGCCATCAACTCGGCGCGGATCGGGAACCCGGAGAGGGCCGTCTACCACCTCACCGCGTACACGTACTGGAAGTTTGACGATGCCGGCTATGCCATCCGCGGAGGCGACG GCGGCACACCACCTCCGTTCATGCCCGGTAACGCGGGCTTTCTCTACGCAG TTGCATACATGGTAGCCGGATGGCAAGGCTCTGAGGGGGATGCGCCGGGATTTCCCAAGGACGGAGGGTGGGTGGTGAAGCACGAGGGTTTGCAAAAGGCACCTTGA
- a CDS encoding Putative mandelate racemase/muconate lactonizing enzyme domain, enolase-like protein has protein sequence MGKIAKMEYFRVPPRWLFVKITDEAGNVGWGEASLEGHTQAVEGCLDAWFERYSGMEADDIEHIWQMSWRTTFYRGGPVFMSALAGIDIALWDLKARKLGLPIWQLLGGKVRDKLKVYAWIGGDRPNDVEQQALARKEQGFKAVKMNATEDLGWLDSPSALDAAVERVKAVKALGLDAGVDFHGRVHKPMAKQLAKALEPHRPLFIEEPLLSEHIGGIKEISGLTSIPIALGERLHSRWDVKPFLEAGCVDILQPDISHVGGISEMRRIAAMAEAYDVALAPHCPLGPIALAANAQVDFASPNFVIQEMSLGIHYNSTGQDLTSYTHNPEVWKVTDGYIDLLTGPGLGIEIDEAQVRELSKDAKAWVSPGFIGPGGEIREW, from the exons ATGGGCAAAATCGCAAAGATGGAGTACTTTCGGGTACCCCCGAGGTGGCTGTTTGTCAAGATCACCGACGAGGCGGGCAACGTCGGCTGGGGCGAGGCTTCGTTGGAGGGCCACACCCAAGCCGTTGAGGGGTGCCTTGACGCGTGGTTTGAGAGATACTCGGGCATGGAGGCAGA CGACATCGAGCACATCTGGCAGATGTCATGGCGGACGACCTTTTACCGGGGCGGCCCCGTCTTCATGAGCGCGTtggccggcatcgacatTGCTCTGTGGGATCTCAAGG CGAGGAAACTCGGTCTCCCTATCTGGCAGCTGCTGGGCGGAAAGGTCAGGGATAAGCTCAAGGTCTACGCGTGGATCGGTGGCGATAGGCCGAACGACGTCGAGCAGCAAGC ACTAGCCCGCAAGGAACAGGGCttcaaggccgtcaagaTGAACGCCACCGAGGATCTCGGCTGGCTCGACTCCCCctcggccctcgacgccgccgtcgagcgcgtcaaggccgtcaaggccctcggcctggacgccggcgtcgacttCCACGGCCGTGTCCACAAGCCCATGGCCAAGCAGCTTgccaaggccctcgagcccCATCGCCCTCTGTTCATCGAGGAGCCCCTGCTGTCGGAGCacatcggcggcatcaaggaGATCAGCGGGCTGACCTCGATccccatcgccctcggcgagcgCTTGCACAGCCGCTGGGACGTCAAGCccttcctcgaggccggctgCGTCGACATCCTGCAGCCCGACATCTCgcacgtcggcggcatctccgAGATGcgccgcatcgccgccatggccgaggcctACGACGTCGCCCTGGCGCCGCACTGCCCGCTCGGCCCCatcgccctggccgccaaCGCCCAGGTCGACTTCGCCTCGCCCAACTTCGTCATCCAGGAGATGAGCCTGGGCATCCACTACAACAGCACGGGGCAGGACCTGACGAGCTACACGCACAACCCGGAGGTGTGGAAGGTGACGGACGGCTACATCGACCTGCTGACGGGCCCGGGGCTGGgcatcgagatcgacgaggcccaggtCCGCGAGCTGTCCAAGGACGCCAAGGCGTGGGTGAGCCCTGGGTTCATCGGGCCGGGTGGTGAGATTAGAGAGTGGTAG
- a CDS encoding Putative aldo/keto reductase, aldo-keto reductase, NADP-dependent oxidoreductase, translating to MALAQSFKLLSGHEIPAVGLGTWQSKPNEVKNAVEHALKSGYRHIDAAAVYDNEKEVGEGVKASGVPRKDIFITSKLWNTHHKAEDVETALDITLKDLQTDYVDLYLIHWPVSFNKKDDATRFPLHPVTEAVDVIDVPVEETWKALEALVKKGKIRTIGVSNFTKEKIEALWETAEIKPAVNQIEAHPYLQQPELLAWSKEKGIVVTAYSPLANNIYNLPRAVDDSTIAELAKSLGKEPAQLIISWSVQRGTVVLPKSVTPSRIEKNFEVFELPKDVFEKINALDRKHRYNFPARLGVDIFGESDPETLKKAVETWVAQQKKIRAGQA from the exons ATGGCGTTGGCTCAATCCTTCAAGCTCCTCTCGGGACACGAGATCCCAGCAGTTGGCCTGGGAACCTGG CAATCCAAGCCCAACGAGGTCAAGAACGCCGTTGAGCACGCTCTGAAGTCCGGGTACCGCcacatcgacgccgccgccgtctacGACAACGAGAaagaggtcggcgagggcgtcaaggccTCGGGCGTACCGAGAAAAGACATCTTT ATCACCAGCAAGCTCTGGAACACCCACCacaaggccgaggacgtcgagacGGCGCTCGACATCACCCTCAAGGACCTGCAGACCGACTACGTTGACCTGTACCTG ATTCACTGGCCCGTCTCGTTCAACAAGAAGGACGACGCCACCCGCTTCCCGCTGCACCCCGtgaccgaggccgtcgacgtcatTGACGTGCCCGTTGAGGAGACGTGgaaggccctcgaggccctcgtcaagaagggcaagatCCGCACCATCGGCGTCTCCAACTTCACCAAGGAGAAGATCGAGGCCCTGTgggagacggccgagatcaAGCCGGCCGTGAACCAGATCGAGGCGCACCCGTACCTGCAGCAGCCCGAACTGCTGGCCTGGTCCAAGGAGAAG GGTATCGTGGTCACGGCGTACAGCCCCCTCGCCAACAACATCTACAACCTTCCTCG tgccgtcgacgactccaccatcgccgagcttgccAAGTCGTTGGGCAAGGAGCCGGCCCAGCTCATCATCAGCTGGTCCGTCCAGAGGGGCACCGTCGTGCTCCCCAAGTCCgtgacgccctcgagaaTCGAGAAGAACTTTGAAG TATTCGAGCTGCCCAAGGACGTGTTCGAGAAGATCAACGCCCTCGACAGGAAGCACCGCTACAACTTCCCGgcccgcctcggcgtcgacatctTTGGCGAGTCGGACCCGGAGACGCTCAAGAAGGCGGTCGAGACGTGGGTGGCAcagcagaagaagatcaGGGCGGGCCAGGCATAG
- a CDS encoding Putative aldolase-type TIM barrel, schiff base-forming aldolase, producing MADVRVPPTGVFVPVPTFFHSASASAGALQPKVDIDTQIKHSVYLAQNGIRGLVLLGSTGEAIHLTKAERHDLVAGVKKGLEDAGFPDYPIMAGVLTNGIDETLEWLDDYAKAGAQWGLVLVPGYFGAAANQENIKEWYTVVADKSPLPILVYNYPGVTNNVLVEPDTYKDLAQHPKIVGCKMSHGNVSLHIQVSSDPRIEHAKFRVYSGFGQQLAPIVLFGAAGVIDGLAAFYPKTVSRLFALAEKRPVEQGTLEEVQRLQYAVSRAEDFIGKTGIIGIREGIIRKAGFGALEGGRLPLKGRLPEATWTALDSLLLADIEKIEKSL from the exons ATGGCCGACGTGAGAGTACCGCCCACGggcgtcttcgtccccgTCCCGACCTTCTTCcactcggcctcggcctcggccggcgccctcCAGCCCAAGGTCGACATCGACACGCAGATCAAGCACAGCGTCTACCTGGCGCAGAACGGCATCCGCGGcctggtcctcctcggctcGACCGGCGAGGCCATCCACCTGACCAAGGCCGAGCGccacgacctcgtcgccggcgtcaagaagggcctcgaggacgccgggTTCCCCGACTACCCCATCATGGCCGGCGTGCTGAccaacggcatcgacgagacGCTTGAGTGGCTCGACGACTACGCGAAGGCCGGCGCCCAGTGGGGTCTGGTGCTCGTCCCGGGCTACTTTGGCGCCGCGGCCAACCAGGAGAACATCAAGGAGTGGtacaccgtcgtcgccgacaagagCCCTCTGCCCATCCTCGT GTACAACTACCCCGGCGTCACAAAcaacgtcctcgtcgagcccgacACGTACAAGGACCTCGCCCAGCACCCCAAGATTGTCGGTTGCAAGAT GTCCCACGGAAACGTCTCCCTCCACATCCAGGTCTCGTCCGACCCGCGCATCGAGCACGCAAAGTTCCGCGTCTACAGCGGCTtcggccagcagctcgcGCCCATCGTGctcttcggcgccgccggcgtcatcgacggcctcgccgccttctaCCCCAAGACCGTGTCGcgcctcttcgccctcgccgagaagcgGCCCGTCGAGCAGGGCACCCTCGAGGAGGTCCAGCGCCTGCAGTACGCCGTCAGCCGCGCCGAGGACTTCATCGGCAAGAcgggcatcatcggcatccgCGAGGGCATCATCCGCaaggccggcttcggcgccctcgagggcggaCGCCTGCCGCTCAAGGGCCGCTTGCCCGAGGCCACGTGGACGGCGCTGGactcgctgctgctggcggaTATCGAAAAGATTGAAAAGTCGCTGTAG
- a CDS encoding Putative kynurenine formamidase/cyclase, kynurenine formamidase superfamily, with the protein MSSSEPPPRPPFSSLPLDPDGPPGNAWGLYGKDDRLGALNLLTPAVVAATAASEIRTGERVSLDWSLDNPSQPSFDRAPFHSRLVNRAHPSGEGRTVNDDVLHFNTQCSSQWDGFRHYGYQKARRYYNNTTQADLEKPENIGIDAWVEKGGIVGRGVLLDYAGFCARHTIPLDAFTSSSISLAHLRQVAAEQGVTFRPGDILLVRSGFTAGYNAKDEAAQRAVAARASPDFLGVEPTAEVLRWIWESGFAAVAGDAPSFERAPIAGPHTAVGGVWKGEPWEEEMQGGGLLHQWLLGGWGLPIGEMFDLEALSVKCRELRRWTFFVSSVPLKVPGGVASPPNAVAIF; encoded by the exons ATGTCCTCCTCGGAGCCTCCCCCTAGACCGCCCTTCTCATCGCTCCCCCTGGACCCCGACGGCCCCCCCGGAAACGCGTGGGGGCTCTACGGCAAAGACGACCGGCTCGGGGCGCTGAACCTCCTCAcgcccgccgtcgtggcggcgacggcggcgtccgaGATCCGCACCGGCGAGCGCGTGTCGCTCGACTGGTCGCTGGACAACCCGTCGCAGCCGAGCTTCGACCGGGCGCCGTTCCACTCGAGGCTCGTCAACAGGGCGCACCCGAGCGGCGAGGGGAGGACGGTCAACGACGACGTGCTGCACTTCAACACGCAGTGCAGCAGCCAGTGGGACGGCTTCAGACACTATG GGTATCAGAAGGCGCGTCGATACTACAACAACACGACTCAGGCGGACCTCGAGAAACCCGAGAACATCGGCATTGATG cTTGGGTCGAGAaaggcggcatcgtcggccgcggcgtcctGCTCGACTACGCCGGCTTCTGCGCGCGCCACACGATCCCCCTCGACGCCTTCACCAGCAGCTCCATCTCGCTGGCGCACCTGCggcaggtcgccgccgagcagggcgTGACCTTCCGGCCCGGCGACATTTTGCTCGTGCGGTCGGGCTTCACGGCGGGCTACAacgccaaggacgaggcggcgcagagGGCCGTCGCGGCACGCGCGAGCCCGgacttcctcggcgtcgagccgacggccgaggtgctgCGGTGGATCTGGGAGAGCGGCTtcgcggccgtggcgggCGACGCGCCGAGCTTCGAGAGGGCGCCCATCGCGGGGCCGCAcacggccgtcggcggcgtctggAAGGGCGAGccgtgggaggaggagatgcaGGGCGGCGGTCTGCTGCATCAGTGGCTTCTGGGCGGCTGGGGGCTGCCCATCGGGGAGATGTTTGACCTCGAAGCCCTGAGCGTGAAGTGTCGAGAGCTGAGACGATGGACGTTCTTTGTGAGCAGCGTGCCGTTGAAG GTTCCGGGGGGTGTTGCAAGCCCTCCCAACGCGGTTGCAATCTTCTGA
- a CDS encoding uncharacterized protein (Putative zn(2)Cys(6) fungal-type DNA-binding domain, transcription factor domain, fungi), which produces MDLDTDGVDSGVGIGTGSNGNGNANANVSVNGGIRHHPGVRRYSHSHHNGGDQNSGRHAGSGNGNATSSSSSNGNGTGPGGSGSGNGNGHTNGNGNGNIEQNITIANSTNGTHQHQHQHQQLASPPLTHPSASSNPPASSSSAETARRRRHRDKERVRVTRACDRCKKRKIRCTGIQPCELCIRTESHCTYNASYARGRQPPVATREDVARMDLDGLDVCVSDPNAAASASAGENSLRRPSSSMPVDVSVSVPEPVDASAPHHHHHHHHQHHQQQQQQQNHHNLLHHPHHQDNVDDQDDDEDDDDDEVIMKNGITTAANTTTNTNLTAIGGPGAAEPPSRASPEPTQTDLQGHYVGPSSGVSFLLRVQKRLHQAVSFSQASSIFTFGDAPLPDFDPSGAFCVLLSKEEATTLLKRYFDFAVPTHRFLHRPTVEGWLEEFYSTMGAMRSQEDAPARRALLFMVFAQAQEYMGTTHSRENADASARYFLAADHQLSKERGAVRLTSVQARLCQCFWLLSQSRINHCWSLFGTAGHLALAIGLNRNRHADPAGGYNYIELECRRRTFWCAYSLDNYLSAALGRPRTFHDEDIDQDLPSCSEDADLHADHITPRMGRGQSLMLAPVAHVKLSRIVSMILRDLYSIRPSSFSNRCALAAKYSQNLKHWRAEMSQFLDDGVNTALLIPIFQRQRNVLNLAYWHAMILTHRPFLLSNFARLQRSGNGKGRRRSVPHKDQTEESVHACLDAAMHVVDTVNDLIQAGQLFRAFWFTSYFAFSAVVILYVYTIQQRTAPAETWQAYFNAASRCQTQIASLADNESTLAARYCLVLEELRTEALRQTDRQQHAEMVAAAAAAAHQNGGGGNNNSLARAGGGGGGVVVVAGGEDIQGQQPENHHLAGLNFSDVGHGEEFVGFDASPSSSLADMTSWGQFDSMVTSGFGGLEALLNDDSLRF; this is translated from the exons ATGGACCTGGACacggacggcgtcgactccggtgtcggcatcggcaccggctccaacggcaacggcaatgCCAACGCCAATGTCAGCGTGAATGGGGGAATCCGTCACCATCCCGGCGTGCGCCGCTATTCCCACTCACACCACAACGGAGGAGACCAGAACAGCGGAAGACATGCTGGCAGCGGCAATGGAAAcgcgacatcgtcgtcgtcttccaaCGGTAACGGAACAGGGCCTggtgggagtgggagtgggaaTGGGAATGGGCACACGAACGGCAACGGGAACGGGAATATCGAGCAGaacatcaccatcgccaacagCACCAACGGAAcccaccagcaccagcaccagcaccagcagctgGCATCTCCGCCCCTCACACAtccgtcggcttcgtccaACCCCCCggcatcctcttcctcggccgagacggctcgacgccgccggcaccgcgACAAGGAGCGCGTCCGCGTCACCCGCGCCTGCGACAGGTGCAAGAAGCGCAAGATCCGCTGCACCGGCATACAGCCCTGTGAGCTGTGCATCCGCACCGAGTCCCACTGCACCTACAACGCGTCTTATGCGCGAGGTCGACAGCCGCCCGTGGCCACTCGGGAGGATGTCGCCCGAatggacctcgacggcctcgacgtgTGCGTCTCGGACCCCAACGCCGCTGCCTCCGCGTCTGCCGGCGAGAACTCGTTGAGGAGGCCATCGTCCTCCATGCCTGTCGACGTCTCTGTGTCTGTCCCTGAGCCCGTTGACGCCTCTGccccccatcatcatcatcatcatcatcatcaacatcatcaacaacaacaacaacaacaaaaccATCATAATCTTCTTCaccatcctcatcatcaagacaacgtcgacgaccaagacgacgacgaagacgacgacgacgacgaggtcatcATGAAGAACggcatcaccaccgccgccaacaccaccactaATACCAACCTGACGGCCATCGGCGGGCCTGGGGCGGCCGAGCCCCCGTCCCGGGCGTCTCCCGAGCCGACCCAGACCGACCTCCAGGGCCACTACGTCGGCCCCTCGTCCGGCGTGTCCTTTTTGCTGAGGGTCCAGAAGCGCCTCCACCAggccgtctccttctcgcAGGCGTCCTCCATCTTCACCTTTGGCGATGCGCCGCTGCCGGACTTCGACCCGAGCGGCGCCTTCTGCGTCCTGCTctccaaggaggaggccacCACCTTACTCAAGCGGTACTTCGACTTCGCCGTGCCGACGCACCGCTTCCTGCACCGCCCGACCGTCGAGGGCTGGCTCGAGGAGTTCTACAGCACCATGGGCGCCATGAGGAGCCAGGAGGACGCCCCCGCGCGCAGGGCGCTGCTGTTTATGGTCTTTGCCCAGGCGCAGGAGTACATGGGCACGACGCACTCGCGGGAAAATGCAGATGCGAG CGCTCGTTACTTCTTGGCCGCAGACCACCAGCTGTCCAAGGAGCGAGGCGCCGTCCGCCTCACCAGCGTGCAGGCCCGGCTGTGCCAGTGCTTCTGGCTGCTGTCCCAGTCGCGCATCAACCACTGCTGGAGCCTCTTCGGCACCGCCggccacctcgccctcgccatcggcctcAACCGCAACCGCCACGCCGACCCGGCCGGCGGCTACAACTACATCGAGCTTGAGTGCCGCCGGCGCACCTTCTGGTGCGCCTACAGCCTCGACAACTACCTCAGCGCCGCCCTGGGCCGCCCGAGGACGTTCCACGATGAGGACATCGATCAGGACCTCCCCTCGTGCTCCGAGGACGCGGACCTTCACGCCGATCACATCACGCCCCGGATGGGCCGCGGCCAGTCCCTGATGCTTGCCCCGGTCGCCCATGTCAA ACTCTCACGCATAGTGAGCATGATCCTCAGGGATCTCTACTCCATACGcccctcgtccttctccaaCCGGTGTGCACTGGCGGCCAAGTACTCGCAGAACCTCAAGCACTGGCGCGCCGAGATGTCGcagttcctcgacgacggcgtcaacACGGCGCTGCTCATCCCCATCTTCCAGCGGCAGCGCAACGTGCTAAACCTGGCCTACTGGCACGCCATGATCCTCACGCACCGGCCGTTCCTCCTGAGCAACTTCGCCCGCCTGCAGCGTAGCGGCAACGGCaaaggccggcgccgcagcGTCCCGCACAAGGACCAGACCGAGGAGAGCGTCCACGCGTGCCTAGACGCGGCGATgcacgtcgtcgacacggTTAACGACCTCATCCAGGCCGGCCAGCTCTTCCGCGCCTTCTGG TTCACCTCCTActtcgccttctccgccgtcgtcatcctctaCGTCTACACCATCCAACAGCGGACAgcgccggccgagacgtGGCAGGCCTACTTCAACGCCGCCTCGCGCTGCCAGACGCAGATCGCGTCCCTGGCCGACAATGAGTCGACCCTCGCGGCGCGTTACTGCCTCGTGCTCGAGGAACTGCGGACCGAGGCGCTGCGGCAGACGGACAGGCAGCAGCACGCCGAgatggtcgccgccgccgccgctgccgcccaccAGAACGGCGGTGGAGGCAACAACAACTCGCTCGcccgcgctggcggcggcggcggtggcgtcgtcgtcgtggccggGGGCGAGGACATCCAGGGCCAGCAGCCCGAGAACCACCACCTTGCCGGTCTCAACTTCTCCGACGTGGGCCACGGCGAAGAGTTTGTGGGCTTCGACGCGAGCCCGAGCAGTTCCCTAGCCGACATGACGAGCTGGGGCCAGTTCGACTCCATG GTCACGTCTGGCTTTGGCGGGCTCGAAGCCTTACTTAACGACGACTCACTACGATTTTAA